The following DNA comes from Corynebacterium atrinae.
ACCCGTGGCCGGAACACGCCTTTCTCAGCGAGATTGCCGCGCCCCACACCCTCTACCTGGGGGTGAGTGAGGGCGACAGCCTTTGGGCTTATGCCGGGATGGCCCGGTTGGGTCCGGAGGGTGATCCCGAGTTTGAGATTCACACCATCGGGGTCGACCCCTCCCACCAGCGTCAAGGGCTGGCGAGGATGCTCATGGATGAGCTCATGGCCGTCGCCGATGCCCACGCTGGCCGCGTTTTCCTGGAAGTGCGA
Coding sequences within:
- the rimI gene encoding ribosomal protein S18-alanine N-acetyltransferase codes for the protein MKLRLLDAADSRRCAELEEVLFPGDNPWPEHAFLSEIAAPHTLYLGVSEGDSLWAYAGMARLGPEGDPEFEIHTIGVDPSHQRQGLARMLMDELMAVADAHAGRVFLEVRTDNDPAIALYEAYGFARQGIRRNYYQPSGADAYTMLRNARSSRR